One segment of Aquimarina sp. BL5 DNA contains the following:
- a CDS encoding DKNYY domain-containing protein produces MKISQNLLHRNVPRCREFEIISTIVIKNNRLVENYFLEYKTQTKSNWFINDKKGESIIFDKNDCEWLSPTFIRNKDELYGFSLIEKSNSTKLFLTKVKSKIDFDSFKPIGRFYAKDKNHYYYGPGGKKIREDYLELFFDDTYMNEWKNLHPERNTPLEIKLWNSKIAVSKEKVYWNGILKKDIHPSLKRISQYFWADNYSVFEFDLQRLKKLDSFDRQTLVFKNFIRNGSLVSLVTDIHKPAYCYFNNSKPSLRYDFKRFTPLFEELRGKISGEYWWYKMENGCQHGL; encoded by the coding sequence ATGAAAATATCTCAAAACTTATTACACAGAAATGTACCTAGGTGTAGGGAATTTGAGATAATATCAACTATAGTTATCAAAAATAATCGCTTAGTTGAAAATTATTTTTTAGAATATAAAACGCAAACAAAATCAAATTGGTTTATAAATGACAAAAAAGGAGAATCTATAATTTTTGATAAAAACGATTGTGAATGGTTAAGCCCTACTTTTATCAGAAATAAAGATGAGCTATATGGATTTTCATTAATTGAAAAAAGTAATTCCACAAAACTCTTTTTAACGAAAGTAAAATCTAAGATAGATTTTGATTCATTCAAACCTATTGGAAGATTTTATGCAAAAGATAAGAATCATTATTATTACGGACCAGGTGGAAAAAAGATTCGAGAAGATTACTTAGAATTATTTTTTGATGACACCTATATGAATGAATGGAAAAATTTACATCCTGAAAGAAATACTCCCTTGGAGATTAAGTTGTGGAATTCGAAAATAGCAGTTTCAAAGGAAAAAGTCTATTGGAATGGTATACTAAAGAAGGACATTCACCCTAGTCTAAAAAGAATAAGTCAGTATTTTTGGGCAGACAATTATTCTGTATTTGAATTTGATTTGCAAAGGCTAAAAAAATTAGATTCGTTTGATAGACAAACATTGGTTTTCAAAAATTTTATCAGGAATGGTTCATTAGTCTCCCTTGTAACTGATATACATAAACCTGCATATTGTTATTTTAACAACTCCAAGCCAAGTCTAAGGTATGATTTTAAAAGATTTACTCCGCTTTTTGAGGAATTAAGAGGAAAGATAAGCGGTGAGTATTGGTGGTATAAAATGGAAAACGGTTGCCAACACGGTTTATAA
- a CDS encoding IS1182 family transposase, which yields MQGKKIYQEKLFSDFRLSDRVAETNFYYRLKSVLHLDFLYKKTSTYYGRSGQRSIDPVVFFKLCLVGYLENIISDRKLIEHCSMRLDILYFVGYDIDETLPWHSTISRTRQLFPEEIFEQVFIHILEMCIGKGMVKGRTQAIDSAPVKANASMDSLELKVPCQDLEAHLAAVRHISHRDQEVFRKAKENKASEEQQSITATKQELKSIESRNKNWSKNQDRRPGANNKGSRYTSNKTHYSPTDPDARISVKPGKARKLNYSSQLSVDTANHVITDIKAYHADGKDSQYMEDIVDRVQRRLWKSGFQLENVLADTGYSSGEVYAYLENKEIKGYIPPHGTYKGGPDGFEYIKSEDHYICPNRAIVPFKKVFKDYRTQTLKKEYRISSKICRDCPLSLSCLGKTAKEKKFSVTYYREEYERNNARLATPKGKVMKAKRQSTVEPVFGTLTQFMGLRKINTIGIKQANKVMHLSAMAYNLKKYLKFTEKRVKSEAKALAPLFFEKLVLIQTLAFILSTQIFEISTSIFKIKEV from the coding sequence ATGCAAGGAAAAAAGATATATCAAGAGAAGTTGTTTAGTGATTTCCGTTTAAGTGATCGTGTAGCGGAGACCAATTTTTATTATCGTTTAAAGAGTGTTTTGCATTTAGACTTTTTATATAAAAAAACCAGTACCTATTACGGTAGAAGTGGTCAACGTAGTATTGATCCTGTAGTGTTTTTCAAGCTTTGTTTAGTTGGTTATCTAGAAAATATTATAAGCGATAGAAAGCTTATCGAGCACTGTAGTATGCGCTTGGATATCCTCTATTTTGTGGGCTATGACATTGATGAGACACTACCTTGGCATTCGACTATCAGTAGGACACGCCAGTTGTTCCCTGAAGAAATTTTTGAACAAGTATTCATCCACATTTTGGAGATGTGCATCGGCAAGGGTATGGTAAAAGGGCGCACCCAAGCGATAGATTCTGCACCCGTAAAAGCAAATGCCAGTATGGATAGTCTGGAGTTAAAAGTTCCTTGTCAAGATTTAGAAGCACACTTAGCTGCTGTACGCCATATTAGCCATCGGGATCAAGAGGTTTTTCGCAAAGCCAAGGAAAACAAAGCCAGTGAAGAGCAGCAAAGTATTACTGCCACAAAACAAGAACTAAAAAGTATTGAGTCCAGGAACAAGAACTGGAGCAAGAATCAAGACAGGCGCCCAGGTGCAAATAACAAGGGTAGCCGTTATACAAGCAACAAGACACACTACAGTCCAACCGATCCAGATGCTAGAATAAGTGTGAAGCCAGGCAAGGCTCGAAAACTCAATTATAGCAGCCAACTTAGTGTAGACACGGCAAATCATGTGATTACTGACATCAAAGCTTATCATGCAGATGGTAAGGATAGTCAATATATGGAGGACATTGTAGATCGTGTTCAACGGCGGTTGTGGAAGTCAGGATTTCAATTAGAAAACGTACTGGCAGATACAGGATATAGTAGCGGAGAGGTGTACGCTTATTTAGAAAATAAAGAGATCAAAGGTTACATACCACCACATGGCACTTACAAAGGTGGTCCAGATGGCTTTGAATATATAAAAAGTGAAGATCATTATATCTGTCCCAACAGAGCAATAGTACCTTTCAAGAAAGTGTTCAAAGACTACCGTACCCAAACCTTAAAGAAAGAATACCGTATTTCCAGTAAAATATGTAGAGACTGTCCACTATCACTTAGCTGTTTGGGAAAAACAGCTAAAGAAAAGAAATTTAGTGTAACCTACTATCGGGAGGAATATGAGCGTAACAATGCTCGACTAGCCACTCCCAAAGGCAAAGTAATGAAAGCCAAACGGCAAAGTACTGTAGAGCCTGTTTTTGGAACCCTCACCCAGTTTATGGGACTGCGCAAGATCAACACTATTGGCATAAAGCAGGCTAACAAAGTGATGCATCTATCGGCAATGGCTTATAATTTAAAGAAATATCTAAAATTCACAGAAAAACGAGTAAAAAGTGAAGCAAAAGCACTTGCTCCTCTTTTTTTTGAAAAATTGGTCTTAATACAAACACTAGCCTTCATTTTAAGCACTCAAATTTTTGAAATTTCAACAAGCATTTTCAAAATAAAAGAGGTTTAA
- a CDS encoding AraC family transcriptional regulator — protein sequence MHISLYEFFLILIIGQCIFLIFAIQYIPKKNSGTNRIIQYLLAIYSFYLLERVISSEIGYFVVYKYRYLFNVFYLFIGPLVYTYIRRLLFYENDKYHLAYYHYLPVIFYLIYGFFHIYNYDSIENLSNYADTLYLTIEISFFISITVYLIKSYSLFNYYKKNETKELSFSPNSIEYIQVMLFCLAMYMFFWLLGVFELFDLITGIKRPLIHDISCLIFGVQIYIVSFYNLKYPEIFKIRFPSNNENESKKKTKLDKKEINKIQNLVKAYFEENKGYRRSELSLSILANEINTTTNKLSWVLNNIYKKKFYELVNEYRVADFSQRINENKHKEFTLISIAYEVGFNSKSTFYKAFKEITKVTPTEYIKKIENSKESDKSE from the coding sequence ATGCATATATCTCTATATGAGTTTTTCCTTATATTAATTATAGGTCAGTGTATCTTTTTAATTTTTGCAATACAGTATATTCCGAAAAAAAATTCAGGAACAAATAGAATTATACAGTACTTATTAGCTATTTATAGCTTCTACTTACTTGAGAGGGTTATTAGTTCTGAAATAGGATATTTTGTTGTCTATAAATATCGATATCTATTTAATGTTTTTTATCTTTTTATTGGTCCTTTGGTGTATACTTATATTCGTCGGTTGTTGTTTTATGAAAATGACAAATACCACTTAGCATACTACCATTATCTACCAGTAATATTTTATTTGATATATGGTTTTTTTCATATTTACAATTATGATTCTATAGAAAACTTAAGTAATTATGCGGACACTTTATATTTAACAATTGAAATCTCATTTTTTATCTCTATTACCGTTTACCTGATTAAATCTTACAGCCTTTTTAATTATTATAAGAAGAATGAAACTAAAGAGTTATCCTTTAGTCCAAATAGTATAGAATACATACAAGTAATGCTCTTTTGCTTGGCAATGTATATGTTTTTTTGGTTACTAGGTGTTTTTGAATTGTTCGATCTTATTACAGGGATTAAAAGGCCGTTAATTCATGATATATCCTGTTTAATCTTTGGTGTCCAAATTTATATTGTTAGTTTTTATAACCTAAAATACCCTGAGATATTTAAAATTCGATTTCCCTCCAATAATGAAAATGAGTCTAAAAAGAAAACTAAACTTGACAAAAAAGAAATAAATAAGATTCAAAATTTGGTTAAAGCTTACTTCGAAGAAAATAAAGGATATCGTAGATCAGAATTAAGTTTGTCTATTTTAGCGAATGAAATTAATACGACAACGAATAAGTTATCATGGGTTTTAAATAACATCTATAAAAAAAAATTTTACGAACTGGTTAATGAATATCGTGTTGCCGATTTTTCACAAAGAATCAACGAAAATAAGCATAAAGAATTTACATTAATTTCTATAGCATATGAAGTTGGATTTAATTCTAAATCTACCTTTTACAAAGCGTTTAAAGAGATTACAAAAGTCACTCCTACAGAGTATATAAAAAAGATTGAAAATTCTAAGGAATCAGATAAAAGTGAATAG
- a CDS encoding DUF4272 domain-containing protein, translated as MSDIKTEFEDEQEDEIVVRKPIEVAERVLALLAVIGKVHQGNDSKFTDWFNNNSIEKYLSHQETIFLNMDSPKQNTIRDFSWRAEALTSLLWGINMIERMPPLNQKFDVYSINGLSEIINDPNEFKNKIKLRTDSDLNNMEEELYNQHWRVRDAQLFGIFEKEMPAELDPSVVYERRYGMSWLVGWGDDWDHVPTDT; from the coding sequence ATGAGTGACATAAAAACAGAATTTGAGGATGAACAAGAAGATGAAATAGTCGTTAGAAAACCAATAGAAGTTGCAGAAAGGGTTTTAGCCTTATTAGCTGTTATTGGAAAAGTTCATCAAGGAAATGACTCTAAATTTACTGATTGGTTTAATAATAATTCAATTGAAAAATATCTTTCGCATCAAGAAACTATTTTTCTAAATATGGATTCACCTAAACAAAATACAATCAGAGATTTTAGTTGGAGAGCAGAAGCGCTAACTTCGTTACTTTGGGGAATAAATATGATTGAACGTATGCCTCCATTAAACCAAAAATTTGATGTTTATTCAATAAATGGATTGTCAGAAATAATCAATGATCCCAATGAATTTAAAAACAAAATTAAATTGAGAACTGACTCCGACCTTAATAATATGGAAGAAGAACTGTATAATCAGCATTGGAGAGTTAGAGATGCTCAATTATTTGGAATTTTTGAAAAAGAAATGCCTGCTGAGTTAGACCCAAGTGTGGTTTATGAAAGAAGGTATGGAATGAGCTGGTTAGTTGGCTGGGGAGATGATTGGGATCATGTTCCAACTGATACTTAA
- a CDS encoding T9SS type A sorting domain-containing protein — translation MKNKYYFLLILILLISNAVKAQLSDVITGLNEPTDLIINGNDLFISDQDVIRKINMTDSSPIAIDFITGLEGPYGMIINGTDLIVAESTLDKIFKVDLTTTTPVAIDIITGLTGPTGIALNGDELYIAEIDANKIAKINLTDVNPTKTDVITGLSSPAKIILNGNDLYISETGANKISKINIADPNPTTTDVVTGLNIPVGIFLEGNDLFIAEIGANRISKADISNSNPIATNFIMGLNGPVGIVKNGNDFFMSELNGLKISKFTDNTLNIEDLNIVDNEKKLNYYPNPASNYINFVGLNKSVRIDVIDRLGKKIMSKNISNNYKLNVESLKSGLYFLLYDNKQVTKLIIK, via the coding sequence ATGAAAAACAAATACTATTTTTTACTAATCTTAATTTTATTAATTTCTAATGCAGTAAAAGCGCAATTGTCAGATGTGATTACTGGCTTAAATGAGCCTACCGATCTAATAATTAATGGGAACGATCTATTTATCTCAGATCAGGATGTTATTCGAAAAATAAATATGACAGATTCCTCTCCAATTGCTATAGATTTTATAACTGGATTAGAAGGACCTTATGGAATGATTATAAATGGGACTGACCTAATTGTGGCTGAATCAACTTTAGATAAAATATTTAAAGTGGATTTGACAACTACAACGCCCGTTGCCATTGATATTATTACTGGATTAACCGGACCAACTGGAATAGCTTTAAATGGAGACGAATTATATATTGCTGAAATAGACGCAAATAAAATAGCTAAAATTAATCTAACAGATGTTAATCCTACTAAAACCGATGTTATTACTGGGCTTAGTAGTCCTGCTAAAATAATTCTAAATGGTAATGATTTGTATATCTCAGAAACTGGTGCCAATAAAATTTCAAAAATTAATATTGCTGATCCTAATCCAACAACTACTGATGTTGTAACCGGATTAAACATCCCAGTTGGAATATTTCTTGAGGGGAATGATTTATTTATTGCCGAAATTGGAGCAAACAGAATTTCAAAAGCAGATATATCAAACTCAAATCCTATTGCTACTAACTTTATTATGGGGTTGAATGGTCCTGTAGGAATTGTTAAAAATGGAAATGATTTTTTTATGTCCGAATTGAATGGATTAAAAATATCGAAATTTACTGATAACACATTAAATATCGAAGACCTAAATATAGTTGATAATGAAAAAAAACTAAACTACTATCCAAACCCTGCTTCTAATTATATAAATTTCGTGGGATTAAATAAATCCGTTAGAATAGATGTAATAGACCGTTTAGGCAAGAAAATAATGTCTAAAAATATCTCAAATAATTATAAATTAAACGTTGAGAGCTTGAAAAGTGGACTATATTTTTTGTTGTATGATAATAAACAGGTGACTAAACTTATAATCAAATAA
- a CDS encoding serine hydrolase, translating into MKRIFSTLLLFISIILINCKSPTSIDSYIEELAAEGDFNGNVLVVKNRVTLYENSFGFSDPSKKVSLTKDFRFGIGSVYKEFPAVSIMQLQEKGLLNVEDKIDKYLKDLPSWASKISIKNLLQYTSGLPKVEWEKYLGKNEKITEKKIKKDLQSIEELNFEPGEDYLYTNHSPQLLSKIVEKITKQTFTDYVTENLFIPFSLNTAVIPPEFPFVDKNLMAIPFNEANKEDSWNVALPGVMFAFTTNDLYQWIDNLHAYKIINKESMRFLSEEADFLGNIQAPLGFVEWKNNKIIEHSHHGENGNYELMLRRFYKDKDALTIIVQANQKHENVRDISDEIKSILKFH; encoded by the coding sequence ATGAAACGTATTTTTTCTACCTTATTATTATTTATTTCAATAATTCTTATAAATTGTAAAAGTCCCACTTCGATAGATTCTTATATAGAAGAGTTAGCGGCAGAAGGTGATTTTAACGGAAATGTTTTAGTTGTTAAAAATAGAGTAACGCTTTACGAAAATTCTTTTGGTTTTTCAGATCCGTCTAAGAAAGTGTCTCTTACAAAAGATTTTCGTTTTGGTATAGGATCGGTGTACAAAGAGTTTCCCGCTGTGTCAATTATGCAACTTCAAGAAAAAGGATTGCTAAATGTCGAAGATAAAATTGATAAATATTTAAAAGACCTTCCAAGTTGGGCATCAAAAATTTCAATTAAAAACTTATTACAGTACACAAGTGGACTTCCAAAAGTTGAATGGGAAAAGTATTTAGGAAAAAATGAAAAAATAACTGAGAAGAAAATTAAAAAGGATTTACAAAGTATTGAAGAATTAAATTTCGAGCCGGGTGAAGATTATTTATATACCAATCATAGTCCACAGTTATTGTCCAAAATTGTTGAAAAAATTACCAAACAAACATTTACAGATTATGTAACCGAGAACCTATTTATTCCTTTTTCTTTAAACACAGCCGTTATTCCTCCAGAGTTTCCATTTGTAGATAAAAATTTAATGGCTATTCCTTTTAATGAAGCTAATAAAGAAGATTCCTGGAATGTTGCGCTCCCTGGAGTTATGTTTGCGTTTACTACAAATGATTTATATCAGTGGATAGATAACCTTCATGCATATAAAATTATAAATAAAGAATCGATGAGATTTTTATCTGAAGAAGCTGATTTTCTTGGAAATATCCAAGCGCCATTAGGTTTTGTAGAATGGAAGAATAATAAAATTATTGAACATTCTCATCATGGCGAAAATGGAAATTATGAACTCATGTTAAGAAGATTTTATAAAGATAAAGATGCGCTAACTATTATAGTTCAAGCAAATCAGAAACATGAAAATGTGAGAGATATTTCAGATGAAATAAAAAGTATTTTAAAATTCCATTAA
- a CDS encoding leucine-rich repeat domain-containing protein: MSGEHNPPYSKIKQYTSMEEALANKESVIRLYLNPKRVSRGIPKSITELKNLEELVIRGGLVKIPDFITQLKNLRRLYLDNNSFSKIPINISELKKLEVLSIAENTIDQSPDFLGEIKSLKILNIADSGINKLPENIGNLNDLRILNISHTNIASLPESLKKLKKLEKLDIEGTKIKSILVSLADLPLSKLPEKGKEINGIDNNSNPLDIKILNLNNKDLVEVPLEIKSYKNLIELDLSNNQLLDIPEWIGELPNLEILDFTNNRIKKIPESIYKLKKLRYLYFSNNQLNFLPESIGKLKSLERLNLHENQIEKIPNSIGLLINLEYISFSGKIKLPKTFRNLKKLRNIGVKPQVILENSEEIRRLNLNEINLSESGLTEFPNWVLDMKSLVKLFLTKNKIETLPDLSSLSNLRVIDLCSNNLNSIPSSSVKNLKNLKLFVYNNNNIVGYEDYDKQDEINALYPDLYIIFHKHDKRRHR, encoded by the coding sequence ATGTCTGGAGAACATAATCCTCCATACTCAAAAATAAAACAATATACTTCAATGGAAGAGGCTTTAGCCAACAAAGAAAGTGTAATAAGACTTTATTTAAATCCAAAGAGGGTCTCTAGGGGAATTCCTAAATCCATTACAGAACTAAAAAACTTAGAGGAACTTGTAATTAGGGGTGGATTAGTAAAGATTCCAGACTTTATTACTCAACTTAAAAATTTAAGACGCTTATATCTAGATAATAATAGCTTTTCAAAAATACCCATAAATATTAGTGAACTAAAAAAACTAGAAGTACTAAGCATAGCTGAAAATACAATAGATCAATCACCTGACTTTTTAGGCGAAATTAAGAGTTTAAAAATACTGAACATCGCTGATAGCGGGATTAATAAGTTACCAGAAAATATAGGCAACTTAAATGATTTACGCATATTAAATATATCTCATACAAACATTGCTAGTTTACCAGAATCATTAAAAAAACTTAAAAAGCTAGAAAAATTAGACATTGAAGGAACCAAAATAAAAAGTATCCTCGTTTCTCTTGCCGACCTGCCTTTATCAAAATTACCTGAAAAAGGAAAAGAGATAAATGGAATCGATAATAATTCAAACCCTTTGGATATTAAAATATTAAATCTAAATAATAAAGACCTCGTGGAAGTTCCTTTAGAGATTAAATCATATAAAAACTTAATCGAATTAGATCTCTCAAATAATCAACTTCTAGATATTCCAGAATGGATTGGAGAATTACCAAACTTAGAAATACTTGATTTCACTAACAATAGAATAAAAAAAATACCCGAATCAATATACAAGCTTAAAAAGCTACGTTATTTATATTTTTCCAATAACCAATTAAATTTTTTACCTGAGTCCATTGGCAAATTGAAGAGCCTGGAAAGGTTAAATTTGCATGAGAATCAAATAGAAAAAATACCTAATTCCATAGGTTTATTAATTAACTTAGAATACATAAGTTTTTCTGGGAAAATAAAATTACCAAAAACATTTAGAAACTTAAAAAAATTGAGGAATATTGGTGTTAAGCCACAAGTAATTCTAGAGAATTCTGAGGAAATTAGAAGATTGAATCTAAACGAAATTAATTTATCTGAATCTGGTTTAACAGAGTTCCCTAATTGGGTATTAGATATGAAAAGCTTAGTAAAATTGTTTTTGACAAAAAATAAAATTGAAACCCTGCCAGATTTATCATCCTTAAGTAACCTTAGAGTTATTGATTTATGCAGTAATAATCTAAATTCTATACCATCCTCTTCTGTAAAAAACTTAAAAAATTTAAAACTATTTGTTTATAATAATAATAATATTGTAGGATATGAGGATTATGATAAACAGGATGAGATTAACGCTTTATACCCCGACCTATATATCATATTTCACAAACATGATAAACGTAGACACAGGTAA
- a CDS encoding S41 family peptidase has product MLRFKQVLIILLILQPILIYSQKSISKSEKNIVIENIKVLIDSNYVFNDKVKSINNSLDSLNLTGKYNDIRDYKKFEKVLTDDLVEVTKDLHFKVRYHPEYVKNSREQLNRQAAHENEKKPKKEVRIDWDLWYAKKENFGFEKVEILGGNIGYIKYNFWHPLEWTKSTLDATMKFIANTDALIIDLTENGGGYSPTDTYLGSYFFDEESILWSSNYTRPTEETESEYTFKEVGGERYLNKLIFILVSEETFSLGEKFAYCMKHFNKATIVGQTSAGAAHGIDYIEVNDNFMIQLPISHNIHPITQTDWEGTGVIPNIATSSNTESIKTTHLNALNKQIEILKKQTIVGPILKRYEKIKMEINNH; this is encoded by the coding sequence ATGCTACGATTTAAACAAGTTTTAATCATATTATTAATCTTACAACCTATTTTAATTTATTCTCAAAAATCCATATCAAAGAGCGAAAAAAATATTGTGATTGAAAACATCAAAGTCTTAATCGATTCAAATTATGTTTTCAATGACAAAGTTAAGTCTATAAATAATTCATTAGATAGTTTAAATTTAACAGGGAAATATAATGATATTAGAGACTACAAAAAATTCGAAAAGGTTTTAACCGATGACCTTGTAGAAGTAACCAAAGACCTTCATTTTAAAGTTCGATACCACCCCGAATATGTAAAAAATAGTCGTGAACAACTCAACCGACAGGCTGCACACGAGAATGAAAAAAAACCTAAGAAAGAAGTAAGAATCGATTGGGACTTATGGTACGCAAAAAAAGAGAATTTTGGCTTTGAGAAAGTTGAAATACTTGGTGGAAATATCGGATATATAAAATATAACTTTTGGCACCCTTTAGAGTGGACAAAATCTACTCTTGATGCTACAATGAAATTCATCGCCAATACAGACGCATTAATAATCGATTTAACTGAAAATGGAGGCGGATATAGCCCTACTGATACTTACTTAGGAAGTTATTTTTTTGATGAAGAATCCATATTATGGTCATCTAACTATACTAGACCCACAGAAGAGACAGAATCCGAATACACCTTTAAAGAAGTTGGGGGAGAACGTTATCTTAATAAACTTATATTTATTTTAGTCAGTGAGGAAACTTTTTCTCTTGGAGAAAAATTCGCATATTGTATGAAACATTTTAATAAAGCAACAATCGTTGGACAAACCTCTGCTGGCGCAGCGCATGGAATTGATTATATAGAAGTAAATGATAATTTTATGATTCAACTTCCAATATCACATAATATTCATCCCATAACTCAAACAGATTGGGAAGGAACGGGTGTAATTCCCAATATAGCCACTAGCAGTAATACCGAATCTATAAAAACAACACATCTTAACGCATTAAATAAGCAAATCGAAATTTTGAAAAAACAAACAATTGTCGGGCCAATATTAAAAAGATATGAAAAAATTAAGATGGAAATAAACAACCACTAA
- a CDS encoding IS110 family transposase has translation MERKMKLGMDVVNFNAAGIDIGSRSHYAAIGQELEDVKEFGVYAEDLTSLCEWFVSNDVTTVAMESTGDYWQNLYTELISFGFEVVLVNGKFTKNAKGKKTDVKDCRWIQKLHTLGLLTGSFLPDLVTEHLRTYCRQRTNWIELASSATHKMQKYLKLLNFRLDVVVKDVCGLTGMKIIEDICKGNLDPYNLAEHRHFNCRKPKEEIAKALHGNNREDFLFGLQQELKSYQFFQRNIKACDKKIEQFIKQELKQYPERKKLKTTEKTYKRINKNAPKIKNMNQIAFRYFDGVDLFAIEGLSHSSILSIMSEIGPEGFKKFPTAKHFTSWLRLAPNNKISGGKILSNRVPKGSNRLKIALRQAANAIGNLKDTHLSDFFRRVAYRKGRHSAVSATARKLAVIIWNMITKKIQYQPPKLYLFLDQKRKLGLVKRIKKQIDKFDLKPEDLGFNNSIIINKQN, from the coding sequence ATGGAAAGAAAAATGAAACTAGGAATGGATGTGGTGAATTTCAATGCAGCAGGAATTGATATTGGAAGTCGTTCTCATTATGCTGCTATTGGTCAAGAGTTAGAAGATGTAAAAGAGTTTGGCGTATATGCTGAGGATTTGACTTCATTATGTGAGTGGTTTGTGAGCAACGATGTAACTACTGTAGCTATGGAATCTACAGGAGATTATTGGCAGAATCTATATACGGAACTTATTAGTTTTGGTTTTGAGGTAGTACTAGTCAATGGGAAATTCACTAAAAATGCCAAAGGAAAAAAGACCGATGTGAAAGATTGTAGATGGATACAAAAACTACATACTCTTGGGCTACTTACGGGAAGTTTTCTACCAGATCTTGTTACTGAACATTTACGAACATATTGCCGACAAAGAACAAATTGGATTGAACTTGCTTCATCTGCAACACATAAAATGCAGAAATATCTAAAACTACTGAACTTCAGATTGGATGTAGTAGTCAAAGATGTTTGCGGACTTACTGGAATGAAAATCATTGAAGATATCTGTAAAGGTAATCTTGATCCATATAACCTAGCAGAACATCGGCATTTTAACTGTAGAAAACCTAAAGAAGAAATTGCAAAAGCGCTACACGGTAATAATAGAGAAGACTTCCTTTTTGGATTGCAACAAGAGCTCAAAAGTTATCAATTCTTCCAAAGAAACATAAAAGCTTGTGACAAAAAGATTGAGCAGTTTATAAAACAAGAACTCAAACAATATCCCGAAAGAAAAAAACTCAAAACAACAGAAAAAACTTATAAAAGAATCAATAAAAATGCTCCTAAAATTAAAAATATGAATCAAATTGCTTTTAGATATTTTGATGGTGTTGACCTTTTTGCAATTGAAGGATTGAGTCATTCATCCATTCTTAGCATTATGAGCGAAATTGGACCTGAAGGTTTTAAAAAATTCCCTACTGCTAAACATTTTACCTCTTGGCTAAGGTTGGCTCCCAACAACAAAATATCTGGAGGAAAAATACTAAGTAATAGAGTGCCCAAAGGAAGTAACAGACTCAAAATAGCACTCAGGCAAGCAGCAAATGCTATTGGAAACTTAAAAGATACTCATCTTTCTGATTTTTTCAGAAGAGTAGCCTACAGGAAGGGAAGGCACTCAGCGGTAAGCGCAACAGCTAGAAAGTTGGCAGTAATAATATGGAATATGATAACTAAGAAAATACAATACCAACCGCCTAAACTATATTTATTCCTCGATCAAAAAAGAAAACTAGGGCTTGTCAAAAGAATTAAAAAACAAATCGATAAATTTGACTTAAAACCCGAAGATTTAGGGTTTAACAACAGCATAATAATCAATAAACAAAATTGA